The nucleotide sequence TGCACTGGTATTCCCGTTTGTGATCCAGTTCCCCTGAACTTTCAGGACTTGTTCGATCACATCCCTTACGCAGCCTTTTCCACCTTTTTTATGAGACACATAAGCACTTATATCTTTGATCTCGGGTGCAGCATCCTGGGGACAGCAAGGGAGCCCTACGATTTTCATTACCTCCAGATCGGGTAGGTCGTCACCCATAAAGAGCGCATTTTCACTTTTTAATTGATGTTCTTTCAAGAACGTCTGCAGCGTTTCAGTTTTGGCATGAGTTCCCAAATAGATGTGTGTAATCCCGAGTCCGTTTAACCGCTTTCGCACCCCTTCATTTGATCCACCGCTAATTATTACGACAGTATACCCTTTATCGACAGCAGTTTTTAAAGCGTAGCCGTCCTTTATATTCATGGAACGGTACATTTCACCTTCGGTGGTCACCATGATGGTTCCATCGGTAAGCACGCCATCTACGTCAAAAACGAAGGTTTTAATGTGGTTGAGGTATTCTTTATAGCTTTTTTCCATAGGAATCTTGAATGGCGTTATTTAGGATTTCATAAATTGTTTTGTACGGACTTTCTGAGAGCAAATGTAAATGTTTTTCAATTGTCTTGGTATCCTTCCTTTTGGCAGGACCTGTCTGTGCTGCGGAAGGTGACATGTTTTCAATCTTTGCCGCAGTTTCATATATTAGAGGTTTCAGCAGCTCGAAGTCAAGGTTGTGTTCATTCAGAATAGTTTCGGAAACACCGTATAAGTAGTTCACAAAATTATTTACAAATACGGCTGCCAAATGTAACTTCGCCCGCTCCGTGGAATTTATGTTTACTACATTTTCAGAAAGAATACTTCCCAGCTGATGGAGAACTTGAAAATCCGTTTCTTCTTCAGCTTCAATACAAACA is from Constantimarinum furrinae and encodes:
- a CDS encoding KdsC family phosphatase; the protein is MEKSYKEYLNHIKTFVFDVDGVLTDGTIMVTTEGEMYRSMNIKDGYALKTAVDKGYTVVIISGGSNEGVRKRLNGLGITHIYLGTHAKTETLQTFLKEHQLKSENALFMGDDLPDLEVMKIVGLPCCPQDAAPEIKDISAYVSHKKGGKGCVRDVIEQVLKVQGNWITNGNTSAKYD
- a CDS encoding Rossmann-like and DUF2520 domain-containing protein, with amino-acid sequence MISVCFIGFGNVNFNLCNALYENSEVSVIQIYNRNNIVLHQSLDDIALTTELSQILPADVYIIGVPDNAIATVSESLPFQDRLVVHTSGGVDMNTLSAANRRGVLYPLQTFSQGKVLDLKKVPVCIEAEEETDFQVLHQLGSILSENVVNINSTERAKLHLAAVFVNNFVNYLYGVSETILNEHNLDFELLKPLIYETAAKIENMSPSAAQTGPAKRKDTKTIEKHLHLLSESPYKTIYEILNNAIQDSYGKKL